The Epinephelus lanceolatus isolate andai-2023 chromosome 21, ASM4190304v1, whole genome shotgun sequence genome has a segment encoding these proteins:
- the armc7 gene encoding armadillo repeat-containing protein 7: MWRKGSSEGSDRFEYLQTLVTEFQDTDSEEAKEQVLANLANFAYDPKNTEYLRELQVTDLFLDVLTEENENFVEFGMGGLCNLSMDPECRRIILQNSGISLVTHCLSSQREETVLSAITTLMNLTTPSSRSEITDPAILQCMLRFSLSESPRLRNLAAVFLQDCCTEEQVARAEQQMQGQQTAVGIPLPRD; encoded by the exons ATGTGGAGAAAGGGCTCGTCTGAGGGCTCCGACCGGTTTGAATATTTACAGACTCTGGTCACAGAGTTTCAGGACACCGACAGTGAAG AGGCAAAGGAGCAGGTGCTGGCTAACCTGGCCAACTTTGCGTACGACCCAAAGAACACGGAGTATCTGAGGGAGCTGCAGGTGACCGACCTCTTCTTGGACGTGCTCACTGAGGAGAATGAAAACTTTGTGGAGTTTGGGATGG GGGGGCTGTGTAACCTGAGCATGGACCCTGAATGCCGACGCATAATCCTGCAGAACAGCGGGATCAGCTTGGTAACGCATTGTCTGTCGAGCCAGAGGGAGGAGACCGTCCTGTCAGCCATCACTACACTCATGAACCTCACAACGCCGTCATCCCGCTCTGAGATCACTGACCCAGCCATCCTGCAGTGCATGCTGCGCTTCTCCCTCTCAGAGAGCCCCCGCCTGCGCAACCTGGCCGCTGTGTTTCTGCAGGACTGCTGCACTGAGGAGCAGGTGGCCcgagcagagcagcagatgcAGGGACAGCAGACTGCAGTCGGCATCCCGCTGCCCAGGGACTAA